In Oculatellaceae cyanobacterium, the genomic stretch ATTGCTTTCAATGATGAAAAGCCAAAGGAATTAGGAGAACCTAATAAAGTTCAAAAAGTTACCTTTGAAGCTAATGAAAAGTTTTAATTATGTACTCAGGACTGAGTACCAAACAGTAAGTTTAGTACTCATTACTCAGCCTGATTAATGTTACTTTTTAGGAGCGCGACCAAAATTTACCGTCATAGTTTTCAAACGCGATCGCACTTCATCGGTTAAAGCATCTGCCCGATAGCGCCATTCCCAATTTCCTTCACCAACACTCGGAAAATTCATCCTCGCGTTGCTATCTAATCCCAAAATGTCTTGCAGAGGAATCAGCGCCTGATTAGCTATAGAACTTAGTGCTAGACGAATCATATCCCAGTGGATACCATCAGCACTTGTACAACCTAAATAACTTAACACCGACTCGCGTTCTTGATCTGAGAGTTGATTAAACCAACCTACTGTCGTGTCATTATCATGAGTGCCAGTGTAAACCAAACAGTTACGGGGATAGTGAAACGGCAAATAAATATTATCTTCATCTGAGCCGAAGGCAAAATGTAAAATTTTCATCCCTGGAAACTCAAATTGATCCCGTAATTCTTCTACTTCAGGGGTAATAATCCCCAAATCTTCTGCAAGAATTGGTAATTTACCTAACTGCTCGTTAAGAGCCTTAAAAAAAGCTTCTCCTGGTGCTTTGATCCACTCACCGTTAAGAGCGGTTGTTTCCCCTTGCTTAACTGCCCAATAAGATTCAAATCCTCGGAAGTGGTCAATGCGAATTAAGTCTACATAATCTAGCAAAGACTTAAAACGTTGCACCCACCACTTAAAATTATCCTGCTGCAATTGTTCCCAGTTATAAACAGGGTTGCCCCACAGTTGACCTGTAGCACTGAAGTAGTCTGGCGGAACTCCAGCCATCAGGGAAGCTTCTCCCGTTTCTTCATCAATGCAAAAAATTTCTGGATGTGACCAAACTTCAGCACTATTATGAGCTACATAAATTGGGATATCTCCAATAATTTGCACTCCAGCTAATTTGGCGTAACTTTTTAATTCTGTCCATTGACGGAAAAATTCAAATTGTAAGAATTTTTGGTAAAAGATTTCATCATTCAGCCTTAGTCGCCACTGTTCTAAAGCTTCGGGTTTACGTTTAGCAAGTTCTGGTTCCCAAGTATGCCAGCCAGCACCTTCATGAGCATCTCGGAGTGCCATAAATAAGGCATAGTCATCTAGCCAGTGAGCGGTACTTTGACAAAAACCCGCAAATTCTTTTTGCTGTACAGGGGTTGCTTTATGCTTAAAGTTCTCACAAGCTTTTTGGAGCAAGGGCATTTTGGTTTCAATCACTGCCCCAAAATCTACCTTATCCACCGGAAATTCAGGTAAATTAGCTAAATCTTCATCCGTAATCAGTCCTTGGTCTTGAAGCTTTTCTGGACTAATTAGCAGGTGATTTCCAGCTATAGCTGAATATGACATATAAGGAGAATTGCCATAACCAGTGGGGCCTAACGGCAATACCTGCCAGTATTGTTGGTCAGTATCTCTCAAAAAATCAATAAATTGGTAAGCTTCTATCCCTAAATCGCCAACACCGAAGCGACTAGGAAAACAAGTAGGATGTAGCAAAATGCCACTAGATCTGGGAAATGGCATGATCAATCTAAAATATAGTACTCAAAAAAATATGAGCGCAGCCTTAGCAGCGACTCAAATTCTCTGACTGTATCATCGGGGAGTACTGAGGTATTGAAATCTAAAAAAAGATATAGATTTTATTAATTAATTTGCTAGATGTCGTAAATATAGCAATTTATGCTGAAATTGCAGTTGTTGTACATAATTACAGCTTGTGGCTTATCGAAATCCTACTCCTACAGTCGATATCATCATTGAATTAATTGACCGACCTCATCGACCAATTGTGTTAATTGAACGCCAAAATGAACCTTTCGGGTGGGCAATTCCTGGTGGGTTTGTTGATTATGGCGAGTCGGTAGAAACGGCAGCAAAGCGAGAAGCGCAAGAAGAGACAGGTTTGCAAGTTGAGCTAATTGAACAGTTTTATGTTTATTCTGACCCTAATCGTGACCCTCGCCAGCACACGATGAGTGTTGTATTTATAGCTACGGCAACGGGGGAACCTGAATCTGGAGATGATGCGAAGGCGCTAGAAGTGTTTGAATCTTGGCGTATTCCTAGTAATCTTTGTTTTGATCACGATCGCATTATGCAGGATTATTGGCGCTATCGGCATTATGGTATGCGTCCAAGGTTGATTTAGCTGCAATGAACGCAAAGGGGTGTATTTTAGTTACCGCTTTGGGGATAAGTTTGTGGAAGTGCGATCGCGAGGTTGATTATGGATGCTGATGAACTTTTAGAACAATACGCAGAAGGGGAACGTAACTTTGAGGAGTCTGATCTAAGTCACGAAGATCTTAAAGGTGCAGATCTTAGTGAAATTAATTTTTGTTATGCTGACTTGAGTAATGCAGATCTCAGTCGTGCGTCTTTGAAGGATGCCAAACTGATCAGAATAAATTTAAGTAATGCCGATTTAAGTTGGGCAGATCTTCGTGGTGCAGATTTAAGTGGTGCGAACCTAGAGAATGCAAATTTGAGTAAGGCTAGCTTAGATCAAGCAAATCTTACTAATACAGAATTAAGTTCTGTAAATCTAAATCGAGCCTCATTAGACTATGCTCTACTATCTAAAGCTAATTTATTTAATGCCGATATAAGTGGTGCAAATTTAGTTGGAGCAAATCTCTGTCGTGCTAACTTAGAAAATGCGGATCTGAGTAATGCTACTTTAGATAATTCAAGTTTAATTAGTGCAAATTTTGGGGCGGCAAACCTGAAAAAAGCTTCTTTATGTAATGCAAATATAGAGAGAGCAAGTCTAGAAGGAGCTAATTTAATCAGCGCCAACTTAAATGGAACAAATT encodes the following:
- the malQ gene encoding 4-alpha-glucanotransferase — encoded protein: MPFPRSSGILLHPTCFPSRFGVGDLGIEAYQFIDFLRDTDQQYWQVLPLGPTGYGNSPYMSYSAIAGNHLLISPEKLQDQGLITDEDLANLPEFPVDKVDFGAVIETKMPLLQKACENFKHKATPVQQKEFAGFCQSTAHWLDDYALFMALRDAHEGAGWHTWEPELAKRKPEALEQWRLRLNDEIFYQKFLQFEFFRQWTELKSYAKLAGVQIIGDIPIYVAHNSAEVWSHPEIFCIDEETGEASLMAGVPPDYFSATGQLWGNPVYNWEQLQQDNFKWWVQRFKSLLDYVDLIRIDHFRGFESYWAVKQGETTALNGEWIKAPGEAFFKALNEQLGKLPILAEDLGIITPEVEELRDQFEFPGMKILHFAFGSDEDNIYLPFHYPRNCLVYTGTHDNDTTVGWFNQLSDQERESVLSYLGCTSADGIHWDMIRLALSSIANQALIPLQDILGLDSNARMNFPSVGEGNWEWRYRADALTDEVRSRLKTMTVNFGRAPKK
- a CDS encoding NUDIX hydrolase, which codes for MAYRNPTPTVDIIIELIDRPHRPIVLIERQNEPFGWAIPGGFVDYGESVETAAKREAQEETGLQVELIEQFYVYSDPNRDPRQHTMSVVFIATATGEPESGDDAKALEVFESWRIPSNLCFDHDRIMQDYWRYRHYGMRPRLI
- a CDS encoding Rid family detoxifying hydrolase codes for the protein MDADELLEQYAEGERNFEESDLSHEDLKGADLSEINFCYADLSNADLSRASLKDAKLIRINLSNADLSWADLRGADLSGANLENANLSKASLDQANLTNTELSSVNLNRASLDYALLSKANLFNADISGANLVGANLCRANLENADLSNATLDNSSLISANFGAANLKKASLCNANIERASLEGANLISANLNGTNLNKADLSEANIFLATFKNADLTGTRMPDGEIYQPEGYDKKLDNTETSLDKQASMANRIINTEQAPTPVGPYNQAIAASGQMIFVAGQIAIDPRLGDVVYTDDVTKQTEQVMKNLEAILSASGAAFKDVVKTTVFLKNMNDFAAMNAVYAKYFDEAIAPARACVEVARLPKDVLVEIDCIAVI